A window of Coregonus clupeaformis isolate EN_2021a chromosome 28, ASM2061545v1, whole genome shotgun sequence contains these coding sequences:
- the LOC121542779 gene encoding PHD finger protein 20-like protein 1 isoform X3 — protein MCSQSCHRQTDHQSPDVVKMSKKVPYRPGITFEVGARIEAQDYLQKWYSSRIEDIDFDEGKMLVHFDRWSHRYDEWIAWDSTRLRPLERPTLRKEGLKEEEGEMTERLSEMSASRLDELPGCTESTEDQTELPQPRQELRDGEEVLARWTDCRYYPAKIESVNKEGTYTVQFYDGVIRCVKRIHIKSMPDDAKGQKDWIALVKAASAAAKGKGSSTARTSANSNKDRDDPHGGKSDDEDGEEEMDEELQDQSDSDKLGSHEDDADCKKERTEVQVTSQQQKVPRTANRDSIQGQTQRETGSPMTGSPAKCRNRRLKHHSAESNSNQTQRPSRPPCSITTLSAGEDTMSAPESMLSPSPRHSCPDMAPSGRSAEGQDHSGKRHGEAVPTGSPRSSEQIQRRRRSQRLATVSPDINSDSSVTSRPTITQCPDPSPHGREHNTSHKDPSSPEDQVANSVERAESSTLHNYCVGIPPKPPTTASILTPSHSPITHRDQLTDGPSANHTAVADKFPPLAAAPGRRTTRTPKLNKHTREPIMNTKRSDDPTSPNDLDHYKCKIPGCSKAFRKAKLLDYHLKYYHNADKDLQDSELTGSPDRAGRTRATSASMPTTTLLEVPDNAKRRRTVSTSSSLSPPGHMFQPDCTGLGSCLKPPKLNRKKRSSASMSSDSTELSLPPPPPEKSFESLYDKILKKVIDKDKHLEPGLMKIEKKVKLEEKCQMIGKKKDKDKERRKEKDHFKIKQKKKKKKKRKSKQHCYSDYDDMSLSFLERSTSSTLPPPSSSSSSRHCLYPRAILSVDLTGENLSDIDFLEDSTTESLLFSGDEYNQDFDSLNMEDFQEEDEDGTQEIVRCICEMDEENGFMIQCEECMCWQHSVCMGLLEDSIPDQYICYICRDPPGQRWSAKYLHDKDWLNKGHMYGLSFLSENYSQQNSKKTVSTHQLLADVFSVNNILHGLQLKMDILQNKHNPNLHFWARSWVNSDEDQPMGGLPDCIHFTDHLDDNSLDNQNSSKPDTYITSEHSYQKPPSPGQLEHRPAADRPAADRPAADPHNSNSQEGGGVGAELVVANANPASHSIQFKEEEKTTALALPGCLDERGSDSVLAVPGCLDERAPDSVEHARNCLQWQMNLLTHIEDVQNQVAGRMDLIEKELDVLESWLDFTGELEPPDPLARLPQLKHRIKQLLTDLSKVQQMSTLCSV, from the exons ATGTGTTCGCAAAG cTGCCACAGACAGACCGATCATCAGTCTCCAGACGTTGTGAAGATGAGCAAGAAGGTTCCTTATCGTCCAGGGATCACTTTTGAAGTTGGTGCTAGAATTGAAGCTCAAGACTATCTACAAAAATG GTACTCCTCACGCATTGAGGACATTGATTTCGATGAGGGGAAGATGCTTGTCCACTTTGATCGTTGGAGCCATCGCTATGACGAGTGGATCGCCTGGGACAGCACTCGACTGCGGCCTCTTGAAAGGCCAACACTCCGTAAagagggactgaaggaagaggagggggagatgact GAGAGACTCAGCGAGATGTCAGCATCTCGCCTTGATGAGCTTCCTGGATGTACAGAGAGCACAGAGGACCAAACAGAGTTACCGCAGCCGAGACAA GAATTGAGAGATGGTGAAGAGGTGCTTGCTCGATGGACAGATTGTCGCTACTATCCTGCAAAGATTGAATCTGTAAACAAAGAGG GTACCTACACGGTGCAGTTTTATGATGGAGTTATTCGCTGTGTGAAAAGAATTCATATCAAATCCATGCCCGATGATGCAAAAGGACAG AAG GACTGGATAGCCCTGGTGAAAGCTGCCTCGGCTGCAGCCAAGGGCAAAGGAAGCAGTACAGCTCGTACCAGTGCCAACAGCAACAAGGACAGGGACGACCCTCACGGAGGGAAGTCTGACGATGAGGATGGTGAAGAAGAGATGGATGAAGAGCTGCAGGATCAGTCCGACTCTGACAAACTGG GATCCCATGAAGATGATGCTGACTGCAAGAAGGAGCGGACAGAAGTCCAGGTGACGTCCCAACAACAA AAGGTGCCAAGAACAGCAAACCGTGATTCCATACAAGGGCAGACCCAGAGAGAGACTGGGTCCCCGATGACAGGCTCTCCAGCCAAGTGTCGGAACAGGCGTCTGAAGCACCACTCTGCTGAGTCCAACAG caaccagacccagagacctTCCAGGCCGCCCTGCTCCATCACTACTCTGTCCGCTGGGGAGGACACCATGTCAGCTCCAGAGTCCATGCTGAGTCCCTCCCCCAGACACAGCTGCCCTGACATGGCTCCCTCAGGTCGGTCTGCTGAGGGACAGGATCATAGTGGAAAAA GGCACGGTGAGGCGGTTCCTACAGGCTCCCCCAGGAGCTCAGAACAGATCCAGAGGAGGAGACGCTCCCAGCGCCTGGCCACCGTCAGCCCTGATATAAACTCTGACTCCAGCGTGACCTCTCGCCCCACCATCACCCAGTGCCCTGACCCCTCACCCCATGGGAGGGAGCACAACACATCTCACAAAGACCCCTCCTCTCCAGAGG ATCAAGTGGCAAACTCTGTGGAGAGGGCAGAGTCATCGACCCTCCACAACTACTGTGTCGGCATACCACCCAAACCTCCAACGACTGCCTCCATCCTCACGCCATCTCATTCGCCAATCACACACAGAGACCAGCTGACTGACGGGCCATCGGCCAATCATACGGCAGTGGCAGACAAATTCCCACCCTTAGCTGCAG CCCCTGGTAGGAGGACAACCAGGACCCCTAAACTGAACAAGCACACCAGGGAGCCAA TCATGAACACCAAGCGGTCTGACGACCCTACGTCTCCCAACGACCTGGACCACTACAAGTGTAAGATCCCCGGGTGCTCCAAGGCCTTCCGCAAAGCCAAGCTGCTGGACTACCACCTCAAGTATTACCACAACGCTGACAAGGACCTCCAGGACTCTGAGCTGACAGGCTCCCCAGACAGGGCTGGTCGTACCCGGGCCACCTCAGCCTCCATGCCCACCACCACCCTGCTGGAGGTCCCTGACAACGCAAAGAGACGCAGGACTGTCTCCACCTCATCGT CACTGTCCCCTCCGGGCCATATGTTCCAACCGGACTGTACTGGACTGGGGAGCTGTCTGAAACCTCCCAAGTTGAACAGGAAGAAGCGCTCCTCTGCCTCCATGAGTTCTGACAGCACAgagctgtctctccctcctccgccTCCGGAGAAGAGCTTTGAGTCCCTCTACGACAAGATCCTGAAGAAGGTGATCGATAAGGACAAGCACCTGGAGCCAG GATTAATGAAGATTGAGAAGAAGGTGAAACTGGAGGAGAAATGCCAGATGATCG GAAAAAAGAAGGACAAGGataaagagaggaggaaagagaaggaTCACTTCAAAATcaaacagaagaagaagaagaagaagaagaggaaatcCAAGCAGCACT GTTATTCGGACTACGATGACATGTCCCTGTCCTTCCTGGAGCGGTCTACGTCGTctactctcccccccccctcctcctcctcctcctccaggcaCTGCCTGTACCCCCGAGCCATCCTCTCTGTCGACCTCACCGGAGAGA accTGTCAGACATAGACTTCCTAGAGGACTCGACCACAGAGAGCCTGCTGTTTAGTGGAGATGAGTACAACCAG GACTTTGACTCTCTGAACATGGAGGACTtccaggaggaggatgaggacggTACCCAGGAGATCGTCCGCTGTATCTGTGAGATGGACGAGGAGAACGGATTCATGATTCAg tgTGAGGAGTGTATGTGCTGGCAGCACAGTGTGTGCATGGGTCTTCTGGAGGACAGCATCCCAGATCAGTACATATGTTACATCTGCAGAGACCCTCCAG GTCAAAGGTGGAGTGCCAAATATCTCCATGACAAAGACTGGTTGAACAAGGGTCACATGTATGGCCTGTCCTTCCTCTCTGAGAACTACTCTCAGCAGAACTCTAAGAAGACCGTCTCCACCCATCAGCTGTTAGCAGACGTGTTCAGTGTTAACAACATACTACACGGACTACAGCTCAAGATGGACATACTACA GAACAAACACAATCCCAATTTGCACTTCTGGGCTCGGTCGTGGGTGAACTCTGACGAGGACCAGCCCATGGGCGGTCTCCCTGACTGCATTCACTTCACAGATCACCTTGACGACAACTCTCTGGACAACCAGAACTCCTCCAAGCCAGACACGTACATCACCAGCGAACACAG CTACCAGAAACCCCCCAGCCCCGGACAGCTAGAGCACCGGCCCGCTGCAGACCGGCCCGCTGCAGACCGGCCTGCTGCAGACCCCCACAACTCCAACagccaggagggaggaggggtgggggcgGAGCTGGTGGTGGCTAATGCTAACCCCGCCTCCCACTCCATCCAGTTCAAGGAAGAGGAG AAGACGACTGCCCTGGCTTTGCCTGGCTGCCTGGATGAGAGGGGTTCAGACTCAGTGCTGGCTGTGCCTGGCTGCCTGGATGAGAGGGCTCCAGACTCAGTGGAACATGCCAGGAACTGTCTCCAGTGGCAGATGAACCTCCTCACTCACATAGAAGATGTTCAGAACCAGGTGGCAGGCAGGATGGACCTCATAGAGAAGGAGCTTGATG TGTTGGAGAGCTGGCTGGATTTCACCGGGGAGTTGGAGCCTCCGGACCCCCTGGCCAGACTGCCTCAGCTCAAACACCGCATCAAGCAGCTCCTCACAGACCTGAGCAAGGTGCAACAGATGAGCACCCTGTGTTCTGTGTGA
- the LOC121542779 gene encoding PHD finger protein 20-like protein 1 isoform X1: MCSQSCHRQTDHQSPDVVKMSKKVPYRPGITFEVGARIEAQDYLQKWYSSRIEDIDFDEGKMLVHFDRWSHRYDEWIAWDSTRLRPLERPTLRKEGLKEEEGEMTERLSEMSASRLDELPGCTESTEDQTELPQPRQELRDGEEVLARWTDCRYYPAKIESVNKEGTYTVQFYDGVIRCVKRIHIKSMPDDAKGQKDWIALVKAASAAAKGKGSSTARTSANSNKDRDDPHGGKSDDEDGEEEMDEELQDQSDSDKLGSHEDDADCKKERTEVQVTSQQQKVPRTANRDSIQGQTQRETGSPMTGSPAKCRNRRLKHHSAESNSNQTQRPSRPPCSITTLSAGEDTMSAPESMLSPSPRHSCPDMAPSGRSAEGQDHSGKRHGEAVPTGSPRSSEQIQRRRRSQRLATVSPDINSDSSVTSRPTITQCPDPSPHGREHNTSHKDPSSPEDQVANSVERAESSTLHNYCVGIPPKPPTTASILTPSHSPITHRDQLTDGPSANHTAVADKFPPLAAAPGRRTTRTPKLNKHTREPIMNTKRSDDPTSPNDLDHYKCKIPGCSKAFRKAKLLDYHLKYYHNADKDLQDSELTGSPDRAGRTRATSASMPTTTLLEVPDNAKRRRTVSTSSSLSPPGHMFQPDCTGLGSCLKPPKLNRKKRSSASMSSDSTELSLPPPPPEKSFESLYDKILKKVIDKDKHLEPGLMKIEKKVKLEEKCQMIGKKKDKDKERRKEKDHFKIKQKKKKKKKRKSKQHCYSDYDDMSLSFLERSTSSTLPPPSSSSSSRHCLYPRAILSVDLTGENLSDIDFLEDSTTESLLFSGDEYNQDFDSLNMEDFQEEDEDGTQEIVRCICEMDEENGFMIQCEECMCWQHSVCMGLLEDSIPDQYICYICRDPPGQRWSAKYLHDKDWLNKGHMYGLSFLSENYSQQNSKKTVSTHQLLADVFSVNNILHGLQLKMDILQNKHNPNLHFWARSWVNSDEDQPMGGLPDCIHFTDHLDDNSLDNQNSSKPDTYITSEHSYQKPPSPGQLEHRPAADRPAADRPAADPHNSNSQEGGGVGAELVVANANPASHSIQFKEEEVRKKTTALALPGCLDERGSDSVLAVPGCLDERAPDSVEHARNCLQWQMNLLTHIEDVQNQVAGRMDLIEKELDVLESWLDFTGELEPPDPLARLPQLKHRIKQLLTDLSKVQQMSTLCSV; encoded by the exons ATGTGTTCGCAAAG cTGCCACAGACAGACCGATCATCAGTCTCCAGACGTTGTGAAGATGAGCAAGAAGGTTCCTTATCGTCCAGGGATCACTTTTGAAGTTGGTGCTAGAATTGAAGCTCAAGACTATCTACAAAAATG GTACTCCTCACGCATTGAGGACATTGATTTCGATGAGGGGAAGATGCTTGTCCACTTTGATCGTTGGAGCCATCGCTATGACGAGTGGATCGCCTGGGACAGCACTCGACTGCGGCCTCTTGAAAGGCCAACACTCCGTAAagagggactgaaggaagaggagggggagatgact GAGAGACTCAGCGAGATGTCAGCATCTCGCCTTGATGAGCTTCCTGGATGTACAGAGAGCACAGAGGACCAAACAGAGTTACCGCAGCCGAGACAA GAATTGAGAGATGGTGAAGAGGTGCTTGCTCGATGGACAGATTGTCGCTACTATCCTGCAAAGATTGAATCTGTAAACAAAGAGG GTACCTACACGGTGCAGTTTTATGATGGAGTTATTCGCTGTGTGAAAAGAATTCATATCAAATCCATGCCCGATGATGCAAAAGGACAG AAG GACTGGATAGCCCTGGTGAAAGCTGCCTCGGCTGCAGCCAAGGGCAAAGGAAGCAGTACAGCTCGTACCAGTGCCAACAGCAACAAGGACAGGGACGACCCTCACGGAGGGAAGTCTGACGATGAGGATGGTGAAGAAGAGATGGATGAAGAGCTGCAGGATCAGTCCGACTCTGACAAACTGG GATCCCATGAAGATGATGCTGACTGCAAGAAGGAGCGGACAGAAGTCCAGGTGACGTCCCAACAACAA AAGGTGCCAAGAACAGCAAACCGTGATTCCATACAAGGGCAGACCCAGAGAGAGACTGGGTCCCCGATGACAGGCTCTCCAGCCAAGTGTCGGAACAGGCGTCTGAAGCACCACTCTGCTGAGTCCAACAG caaccagacccagagacctTCCAGGCCGCCCTGCTCCATCACTACTCTGTCCGCTGGGGAGGACACCATGTCAGCTCCAGAGTCCATGCTGAGTCCCTCCCCCAGACACAGCTGCCCTGACATGGCTCCCTCAGGTCGGTCTGCTGAGGGACAGGATCATAGTGGAAAAA GGCACGGTGAGGCGGTTCCTACAGGCTCCCCCAGGAGCTCAGAACAGATCCAGAGGAGGAGACGCTCCCAGCGCCTGGCCACCGTCAGCCCTGATATAAACTCTGACTCCAGCGTGACCTCTCGCCCCACCATCACCCAGTGCCCTGACCCCTCACCCCATGGGAGGGAGCACAACACATCTCACAAAGACCCCTCCTCTCCAGAGG ATCAAGTGGCAAACTCTGTGGAGAGGGCAGAGTCATCGACCCTCCACAACTACTGTGTCGGCATACCACCCAAACCTCCAACGACTGCCTCCATCCTCACGCCATCTCATTCGCCAATCACACACAGAGACCAGCTGACTGACGGGCCATCGGCCAATCATACGGCAGTGGCAGACAAATTCCCACCCTTAGCTGCAG CCCCTGGTAGGAGGACAACCAGGACCCCTAAACTGAACAAGCACACCAGGGAGCCAA TCATGAACACCAAGCGGTCTGACGACCCTACGTCTCCCAACGACCTGGACCACTACAAGTGTAAGATCCCCGGGTGCTCCAAGGCCTTCCGCAAAGCCAAGCTGCTGGACTACCACCTCAAGTATTACCACAACGCTGACAAGGACCTCCAGGACTCTGAGCTGACAGGCTCCCCAGACAGGGCTGGTCGTACCCGGGCCACCTCAGCCTCCATGCCCACCACCACCCTGCTGGAGGTCCCTGACAACGCAAAGAGACGCAGGACTGTCTCCACCTCATCGT CACTGTCCCCTCCGGGCCATATGTTCCAACCGGACTGTACTGGACTGGGGAGCTGTCTGAAACCTCCCAAGTTGAACAGGAAGAAGCGCTCCTCTGCCTCCATGAGTTCTGACAGCACAgagctgtctctccctcctccgccTCCGGAGAAGAGCTTTGAGTCCCTCTACGACAAGATCCTGAAGAAGGTGATCGATAAGGACAAGCACCTGGAGCCAG GATTAATGAAGATTGAGAAGAAGGTGAAACTGGAGGAGAAATGCCAGATGATCG GAAAAAAGAAGGACAAGGataaagagaggaggaaagagaaggaTCACTTCAAAATcaaacagaagaagaagaagaagaagaagaggaaatcCAAGCAGCACT GTTATTCGGACTACGATGACATGTCCCTGTCCTTCCTGGAGCGGTCTACGTCGTctactctcccccccccctcctcctcctcctcctccaggcaCTGCCTGTACCCCCGAGCCATCCTCTCTGTCGACCTCACCGGAGAGA accTGTCAGACATAGACTTCCTAGAGGACTCGACCACAGAGAGCCTGCTGTTTAGTGGAGATGAGTACAACCAG GACTTTGACTCTCTGAACATGGAGGACTtccaggaggaggatgaggacggTACCCAGGAGATCGTCCGCTGTATCTGTGAGATGGACGAGGAGAACGGATTCATGATTCAg tgTGAGGAGTGTATGTGCTGGCAGCACAGTGTGTGCATGGGTCTTCTGGAGGACAGCATCCCAGATCAGTACATATGTTACATCTGCAGAGACCCTCCAG GTCAAAGGTGGAGTGCCAAATATCTCCATGACAAAGACTGGTTGAACAAGGGTCACATGTATGGCCTGTCCTTCCTCTCTGAGAACTACTCTCAGCAGAACTCTAAGAAGACCGTCTCCACCCATCAGCTGTTAGCAGACGTGTTCAGTGTTAACAACATACTACACGGACTACAGCTCAAGATGGACATACTACA GAACAAACACAATCCCAATTTGCACTTCTGGGCTCGGTCGTGGGTGAACTCTGACGAGGACCAGCCCATGGGCGGTCTCCCTGACTGCATTCACTTCACAGATCACCTTGACGACAACTCTCTGGACAACCAGAACTCCTCCAAGCCAGACACGTACATCACCAGCGAACACAG CTACCAGAAACCCCCCAGCCCCGGACAGCTAGAGCACCGGCCCGCTGCAGACCGGCCCGCTGCAGACCGGCCTGCTGCAGACCCCCACAACTCCAACagccaggagggaggaggggtgggggcgGAGCTGGTGGTGGCTAATGCTAACCCCGCCTCCCACTCCATCCAGTTCAAGGAAGAGGAGGTAAGAAAG AAGACGACTGCCCTGGCTTTGCCTGGCTGCCTGGATGAGAGGGGTTCAGACTCAGTGCTGGCTGTGCCTGGCTGCCTGGATGAGAGGGCTCCAGACTCAGTGGAACATGCCAGGAACTGTCTCCAGTGGCAGATGAACCTCCTCACTCACATAGAAGATGTTCAGAACCAGGTGGCAGGCAGGATGGACCTCATAGAGAAGGAGCTTGATG TGTTGGAGAGCTGGCTGGATTTCACCGGGGAGTTGGAGCCTCCGGACCCCCTGGCCAGACTGCCTCAGCTCAAACACCGCATCAAGCAGCTCCTCACAGACCTGAGCAAGGTGCAACAGATGAGCACCCTGTGTTCTGTGTGA
- the LOC121542779 gene encoding PHD finger protein 20-like protein 1 isoform X2 yields the protein MCSQSCHRQTDHQSPDVVKMSKKVPYRPGITFEVGARIEAQDYLQKWYSSRIEDIDFDEGKMLVHFDRWSHRYDEWIAWDSTRLRPLERPTLRKEGLKEEEGEMTERLSEMSASRLDELPGCTESTEDQTELPQPRQELRDGEEVLARWTDCRYYPAKIESVNKEGTYTVQFYDGVIRCVKRIHIKSMPDDAKGQDWIALVKAASAAAKGKGSSTARTSANSNKDRDDPHGGKSDDEDGEEEMDEELQDQSDSDKLGSHEDDADCKKERTEVQVTSQQQKVPRTANRDSIQGQTQRETGSPMTGSPAKCRNRRLKHHSAESNSNQTQRPSRPPCSITTLSAGEDTMSAPESMLSPSPRHSCPDMAPSGRSAEGQDHSGKRHGEAVPTGSPRSSEQIQRRRRSQRLATVSPDINSDSSVTSRPTITQCPDPSPHGREHNTSHKDPSSPEDQVANSVERAESSTLHNYCVGIPPKPPTTASILTPSHSPITHRDQLTDGPSANHTAVADKFPPLAAAPGRRTTRTPKLNKHTREPIMNTKRSDDPTSPNDLDHYKCKIPGCSKAFRKAKLLDYHLKYYHNADKDLQDSELTGSPDRAGRTRATSASMPTTTLLEVPDNAKRRRTVSTSSSLSPPGHMFQPDCTGLGSCLKPPKLNRKKRSSASMSSDSTELSLPPPPPEKSFESLYDKILKKVIDKDKHLEPGLMKIEKKVKLEEKCQMIGKKKDKDKERRKEKDHFKIKQKKKKKKKRKSKQHCYSDYDDMSLSFLERSTSSTLPPPSSSSSSRHCLYPRAILSVDLTGENLSDIDFLEDSTTESLLFSGDEYNQDFDSLNMEDFQEEDEDGTQEIVRCICEMDEENGFMIQCEECMCWQHSVCMGLLEDSIPDQYICYICRDPPGQRWSAKYLHDKDWLNKGHMYGLSFLSENYSQQNSKKTVSTHQLLADVFSVNNILHGLQLKMDILQNKHNPNLHFWARSWVNSDEDQPMGGLPDCIHFTDHLDDNSLDNQNSSKPDTYITSEHSYQKPPSPGQLEHRPAADRPAADRPAADPHNSNSQEGGGVGAELVVANANPASHSIQFKEEEVRKKTTALALPGCLDERGSDSVLAVPGCLDERAPDSVEHARNCLQWQMNLLTHIEDVQNQVAGRMDLIEKELDVLESWLDFTGELEPPDPLARLPQLKHRIKQLLTDLSKVQQMSTLCSV from the exons ATGTGTTCGCAAAG cTGCCACAGACAGACCGATCATCAGTCTCCAGACGTTGTGAAGATGAGCAAGAAGGTTCCTTATCGTCCAGGGATCACTTTTGAAGTTGGTGCTAGAATTGAAGCTCAAGACTATCTACAAAAATG GTACTCCTCACGCATTGAGGACATTGATTTCGATGAGGGGAAGATGCTTGTCCACTTTGATCGTTGGAGCCATCGCTATGACGAGTGGATCGCCTGGGACAGCACTCGACTGCGGCCTCTTGAAAGGCCAACACTCCGTAAagagggactgaaggaagaggagggggagatgact GAGAGACTCAGCGAGATGTCAGCATCTCGCCTTGATGAGCTTCCTGGATGTACAGAGAGCACAGAGGACCAAACAGAGTTACCGCAGCCGAGACAA GAATTGAGAGATGGTGAAGAGGTGCTTGCTCGATGGACAGATTGTCGCTACTATCCTGCAAAGATTGAATCTGTAAACAAAGAGG GTACCTACACGGTGCAGTTTTATGATGGAGTTATTCGCTGTGTGAAAAGAATTCATATCAAATCCATGCCCGATGATGCAAAAGGACAG GACTGGATAGCCCTGGTGAAAGCTGCCTCGGCTGCAGCCAAGGGCAAAGGAAGCAGTACAGCTCGTACCAGTGCCAACAGCAACAAGGACAGGGACGACCCTCACGGAGGGAAGTCTGACGATGAGGATGGTGAAGAAGAGATGGATGAAGAGCTGCAGGATCAGTCCGACTCTGACAAACTGG GATCCCATGAAGATGATGCTGACTGCAAGAAGGAGCGGACAGAAGTCCAGGTGACGTCCCAACAACAA AAGGTGCCAAGAACAGCAAACCGTGATTCCATACAAGGGCAGACCCAGAGAGAGACTGGGTCCCCGATGACAGGCTCTCCAGCCAAGTGTCGGAACAGGCGTCTGAAGCACCACTCTGCTGAGTCCAACAG caaccagacccagagacctTCCAGGCCGCCCTGCTCCATCACTACTCTGTCCGCTGGGGAGGACACCATGTCAGCTCCAGAGTCCATGCTGAGTCCCTCCCCCAGACACAGCTGCCCTGACATGGCTCCCTCAGGTCGGTCTGCTGAGGGACAGGATCATAGTGGAAAAA GGCACGGTGAGGCGGTTCCTACAGGCTCCCCCAGGAGCTCAGAACAGATCCAGAGGAGGAGACGCTCCCAGCGCCTGGCCACCGTCAGCCCTGATATAAACTCTGACTCCAGCGTGACCTCTCGCCCCACCATCACCCAGTGCCCTGACCCCTCACCCCATGGGAGGGAGCACAACACATCTCACAAAGACCCCTCCTCTCCAGAGG ATCAAGTGGCAAACTCTGTGGAGAGGGCAGAGTCATCGACCCTCCACAACTACTGTGTCGGCATACCACCCAAACCTCCAACGACTGCCTCCATCCTCACGCCATCTCATTCGCCAATCACACACAGAGACCAGCTGACTGACGGGCCATCGGCCAATCATACGGCAGTGGCAGACAAATTCCCACCCTTAGCTGCAG CCCCTGGTAGGAGGACAACCAGGACCCCTAAACTGAACAAGCACACCAGGGAGCCAA TCATGAACACCAAGCGGTCTGACGACCCTACGTCTCCCAACGACCTGGACCACTACAAGTGTAAGATCCCCGGGTGCTCCAAGGCCTTCCGCAAAGCCAAGCTGCTGGACTACCACCTCAAGTATTACCACAACGCTGACAAGGACCTCCAGGACTCTGAGCTGACAGGCTCCCCAGACAGGGCTGGTCGTACCCGGGCCACCTCAGCCTCCATGCCCACCACCACCCTGCTGGAGGTCCCTGACAACGCAAAGAGACGCAGGACTGTCTCCACCTCATCGT CACTGTCCCCTCCGGGCCATATGTTCCAACCGGACTGTACTGGACTGGGGAGCTGTCTGAAACCTCCCAAGTTGAACAGGAAGAAGCGCTCCTCTGCCTCCATGAGTTCTGACAGCACAgagctgtctctccctcctccgccTCCGGAGAAGAGCTTTGAGTCCCTCTACGACAAGATCCTGAAGAAGGTGATCGATAAGGACAAGCACCTGGAGCCAG GATTAATGAAGATTGAGAAGAAGGTGAAACTGGAGGAGAAATGCCAGATGATCG GAAAAAAGAAGGACAAGGataaagagaggaggaaagagaaggaTCACTTCAAAATcaaacagaagaagaagaagaagaagaagaggaaatcCAAGCAGCACT GTTATTCGGACTACGATGACATGTCCCTGTCCTTCCTGGAGCGGTCTACGTCGTctactctcccccccccctcctcctcctcctcctccaggcaCTGCCTGTACCCCCGAGCCATCCTCTCTGTCGACCTCACCGGAGAGA accTGTCAGACATAGACTTCCTAGAGGACTCGACCACAGAGAGCCTGCTGTTTAGTGGAGATGAGTACAACCAG GACTTTGACTCTCTGAACATGGAGGACTtccaggaggaggatgaggacggTACCCAGGAGATCGTCCGCTGTATCTGTGAGATGGACGAGGAGAACGGATTCATGATTCAg tgTGAGGAGTGTATGTGCTGGCAGCACAGTGTGTGCATGGGTCTTCTGGAGGACAGCATCCCAGATCAGTACATATGTTACATCTGCAGAGACCCTCCAG GTCAAAGGTGGAGTGCCAAATATCTCCATGACAAAGACTGGTTGAACAAGGGTCACATGTATGGCCTGTCCTTCCTCTCTGAGAACTACTCTCAGCAGAACTCTAAGAAGACCGTCTCCACCCATCAGCTGTTAGCAGACGTGTTCAGTGTTAACAACATACTACACGGACTACAGCTCAAGATGGACATACTACA GAACAAACACAATCCCAATTTGCACTTCTGGGCTCGGTCGTGGGTGAACTCTGACGAGGACCAGCCCATGGGCGGTCTCCCTGACTGCATTCACTTCACAGATCACCTTGACGACAACTCTCTGGACAACCAGAACTCCTCCAAGCCAGACACGTACATCACCAGCGAACACAG CTACCAGAAACCCCCCAGCCCCGGACAGCTAGAGCACCGGCCCGCTGCAGACCGGCCCGCTGCAGACCGGCCTGCTGCAGACCCCCACAACTCCAACagccaggagggaggaggggtgggggcgGAGCTGGTGGTGGCTAATGCTAACCCCGCCTCCCACTCCATCCAGTTCAAGGAAGAGGAGGTAAGAAAG AAGACGACTGCCCTGGCTTTGCCTGGCTGCCTGGATGAGAGGGGTTCAGACTCAGTGCTGGCTGTGCCTGGCTGCCTGGATGAGAGGGCTCCAGACTCAGTGGAACATGCCAGGAACTGTCTCCAGTGGCAGATGAACCTCCTCACTCACATAGAAGATGTTCAGAACCAGGTGGCAGGCAGGATGGACCTCATAGAGAAGGAGCTTGATG TGTTGGAGAGCTGGCTGGATTTCACCGGGGAGTTGGAGCCTCCGGACCCCCTGGCCAGACTGCCTCAGCTCAAACACCGCATCAAGCAGCTCCTCACAGACCTGAGCAAGGTGCAACAGATGAGCACCCTGTGTTCTGTGTGA